One genomic window of Parabacteroides pacaensis includes the following:
- a CDS encoding RagB/SusD family nutrient uptake outer membrane protein has product MKTKINIAFVAFATLIMTSCYDVLDKVPTDRYTDAVVWNDPALLDMYLAELYACTPVMVNDATCLYNGSPMNRDANDWGTVMGYSEQMEGTVRMIEITDEAKYNFGAQGNMLGIKDNGFQVNSTEMQWWGNAYYTIRNLNDFIERAAESSISNVNERIAEARFLRAFCYFAMVKRYGGVPLVTEVQSIDADSTVLYPKRNTEKELYDFILKETGEISAILPSSAEAGRANKWVALALRSRAALYAGSIAQFGKVQKNGLLGFPAAEASQYYQVCYEACKKIMDESPYALYDADADKVENFKNIFLKKGNCEAIMVKQHTGPSASDGGTNRWSWDMAECPRPNVWGVGNYHGPYLEMVEEFEYKDGTPGKIDREQAKSCLWTMEELWGNKDPRFAASIWTHGTSWPGAVGGVLGENTIDMHNGIFSKDGTLIDGRYDSYEGNAAIGDQLTRFKELSCTNTGFGVMKYLDPEANNMNWFSESTTDYLIFRFGEILLNYAEAAFELGKTGDALDAVNRIRERAGIARLTAVDREKIRHERKVELVFENHRYWDLRRWRTAVTALTRTYSGLRYIYDAASGKYRLDFVDDIDGRPQTPTFPEKNYYLPIGHGRTSANPNLEENPGY; this is encoded by the coding sequence ATGAAAACAAAAATAAATATAGCGTTTGTAGCTTTTGCTACCCTGATAATGACATCGTGTTATGATGTATTGGACAAAGTTCCTACAGACCGGTATACCGATGCCGTGGTATGGAACGACCCTGCCTTATTGGACATGTACTTGGCGGAACTTTACGCCTGCACGCCGGTAATGGTAAACGATGCGACGTGTTTATACAACGGTTCGCCCATGAATCGGGATGCAAACGACTGGGGCACCGTAATGGGCTATAGCGAGCAGATGGAAGGTACGGTCAGGATGATCGAAATTACGGACGAGGCAAAGTACAACTTCGGTGCGCAAGGTAACATGCTAGGCATAAAAGATAACGGCTTCCAGGTAAACTCCACAGAGATGCAATGGTGGGGAAATGCCTATTATACCATTCGTAATTTAAATGATTTTATAGAGCGTGCTGCAGAATCTTCCATTTCCAATGTAAATGAACGGATTGCCGAGGCTCGTTTTTTAAGAGCTTTTTGTTACTTTGCAATGGTAAAACGTTACGGAGGCGTACCTCTGGTCACCGAAGTCCAATCTATCGATGCAGATTCTACGGTATTGTACCCGAAACGGAACACGGAAAAAGAACTGTATGATTTTATTTTGAAAGAAACCGGCGAAATATCTGCCATCCTTCCGTCTTCCGCAGAAGCAGGGCGGGCAAACAAATGGGTGGCACTGGCCCTTCGGAGCAGGGCTGCTTTATATGCCGGAAGCATTGCGCAATTCGGCAAGGTGCAGAAGAATGGACTGTTGGGGTTTCCCGCTGCGGAAGCTTCGCAATATTACCAGGTTTGCTATGAGGCATGCAAGAAAATCATGGACGAAAGTCCGTATGCCCTTTACGATGCGGATGCGGATAAGGTGGAGAACTTTAAGAATATATTCTTGAAGAAAGGTAATTGCGAGGCAATTATGGTAAAACAACACACCGGACCGAGTGCTTCGGACGGCGGGACGAACCGGTGGTCGTGGGACATGGCGGAATGCCCTCGCCCGAACGTATGGGGTGTAGGAAATTACCACGGCCCTTACTTGGAGATGGTAGAAGAATTCGAATATAAAGACGGTACGCCGGGCAAGATTGACCGGGAACAGGCGAAAAGCTGTTTGTGGACGATGGAGGAATTATGGGGAAATAAAGATCCCCGCTTTGCCGCGTCTATCTGGACTCACGGCACATCCTGGCCCGGAGCTGTGGGCGGTGTGCTGGGCGAAAACACGATCGACATGCACAATGGTATCTTCTCTAAAGACGGGACATTGATCGACGGGCGTTACGATTCCTATGAGGGGAATGCCGCTATCGGCGACCAGTTGACCCGTTTTAAGGAACTAAGTTGTACCAATACCGGCTTCGGCGTAATGAAGTACCTGGATCCGGAAGCGAATAATATGAACTGGTTCAGCGAATCGACAACGGATTACTTGATATTTCGGTTCGGCGAAATCTTGCTGAATTATGCGGAAGCTGCATTCGAACTGGGCAAGACCGGCGATGCATTGGATGCGGTAAACCGGATACGCGAACGTGCGGGAATAGCCCGGCTGACTGCTGTCGACCGGGAGAAGATACGCCATGAAAGGAAAGTGGAACTGGTGTTCGAAAATCACCGGTATTGGGATTTAAGGCGGTGGAGAACGGCAGTCACGGCCCTTACACGTACTTATTCCGGATTGCGGTATATTTACGATGCAGCCAGCGGGAAGTATCGCCTTGATTTTGTCGACGATATAGACGGCAGGCCGCAAACCCCGACCTTCCCCGAAAAGAATTATTATCTGCCGATAGGACACGGACGTACTTCCGCCAATCCGAATCTGGAAGAGAATCCGGGGTATTAA